Proteins encoded together in one Carya illinoinensis cultivar Pawnee chromosome 3, C.illinoinensisPawnee_v1, whole genome shotgun sequence window:
- the LOC122303184 gene encoding uncharacterized protein LOC122303184, with amino-acid sequence MAEIPERKKRRMGDRRGMETKHPTTSTKWPLIKSKQNLQITRLKDTDLFTVQNFFTSAESKAFIKAAESIGFVHQGSLGPTKGEAYRDNDRISVNDPVLAETIWKSGVHKLFSDIKIRGKVAVGLNSNIRFYRYKVGQRFGRHIDESVDLGEGKRTHYTLLIYLSGGFKLKAKNDTSSPKDSSSEPLVGGETVFYGSRNAVVAEVAPTEGMALLHIHGDKCMLHEGRNVTKGVKYVVRSDVAFA; translated from the exons ATGGCAGAGATaccagaaagaaagaaaagaagaatggGAGACAGAAGAGGAATGGAAACCAAGCACCCGACTACATCAACAAAGTGGCCGCTCATTAAATCCAAACAAAATCTGCAGATTACTCGCCTCAAAGATACGGATCTTTTTACT GTGCAAAATTTCTTCACATCTGCTGAATCGAAGGCATTTATTAAAGCTGCAGAGTCTATTGGATTTGTCCACCAGGGGAGTCTTGGTCCAACAAAAGGTGAAGCTTATAGAGATAATGATCGAATCTCTGTGAATGATCCTGTTCTTGCAGAAACCATATGGAAGTCTGGAGTACACAAACTGTTTTCTGACATTAAAATTCGAGGAAAGGTTGCTGTTGGCTTGAATTCAAATATTAGGTTCTACAG GTACAAGGTTGGTCAGCGCTTCGGACGACATATTGATGAAAGTGTTGATCTTGGAGAGGGAAAGCGCACCCATTATACATTGTTAATATATTTAAGTGGTGGTTTTAAACTTAAAGCAAAAAATGACACGAGTAGCCCCAAGGATTCTTCTTCAGAGCCTCTAGTTGGAGGAGAGACTGTCTTCTATGGTTCAAGGAACGCGGTTGTGGCTGAG GTGGCTCCTACTGAAGGGATGGCTCTCCTACACATTCATGGGGATAAGTGTATGTTGCATGAAGGGCGTAATGTAACTAAGGGTGTTAAGTATGTTGTCCGCTCGGATGTAGCCTTTGCCTGA
- the LOC122303185 gene encoding uncharacterized protein LOC122303185 has translation MPPSCLNEVSQGCLHGCCPTPLLNLPTQEKTISKPRSSSSACRRDFATTTTSTIFPNTKFTNHESLPSLQESFLEFLKAYPQYSATDLIDQIRAQEYYHLSLSDHTCLDYIGIGLFSYSQLQDQGSSRNQVASSSYPPLAPSPPLKSDFPFFSISLKTGNLKTQLLHGDRESEFESAMKKRIMGFLNISENDYCMVFTANRTSAFKLLAEAYPFQSNQKLLTVYDYQSEAVEAMTNYSEKKGAQIMSAEFSWPRLRIQSAKLKKMVESKKKKKKRGLFVFPLHSRITGARYPYLWMSIAQENGWHILIDACALGPKDMDSFGLSLFRPDFLICSFYKVFGENPSGFGCLFVKKSIIPILEATTSAGIVNIVPAKKLFQLRDETSGTDTELEQASKAGLREDDLASSSSFSGHLQVRLEHELSGELKGLEDSEIRESEKPADLIKLGDAESSRNGRQEIECRCLDQVDSLGLILISNRARYLINWLVNSLMKLDHPNTEGIPLVRIYGPKIKFERGPALAFNIFDWKGEKVEPVLVQKLADRSNISLSYGFLHNIWFSDKYAEEKERILEVRGNGSIKIVKNKSKDKADQGITVVTAALGFLANFRDTYKLWAFVAQFLDADFVEKERWRYTALNQKTVEV, from the coding sequence ATGCCGCCGTCTTGCCTTAATGAGGTCTCACAGGGATGCCTTCATGGCTGCTGCCCAACCCCTCTCCTCAACCTGCCAACACAGGAGAAAACTATCTCTAAGCCCAGAAGCTCTTCTTCAGCTTGTCGCCGTGACTTTGCAACGACAACTACATCCACCATCTTTCCAAACACCAAGTTTACCAACCATGAATCTCTCCCATCTTTGCAAGAATCATTCCTTGAATTCCTCAAAGCTTACCCCCAATACTCTGCTACTGATCTAATTGATCAAATCCGAGCCCAGGAATActaccatctctctctctccgaccATACCTGCCTTGATTATATTGGTATCGGCCTCTTCTCCTATTCTCAGCTGCAAGACCAGGGCTCCTCAAGAAACCAAGTTGCATCTTCTTCTTATCCTCCACTAGCCCCATCACCTCCTTTAAAATCAGATTTTCCCTTCTTTAGTATATCCTTAAAGACGGGGAATCTAAAGACGCAGCTACTTCATGGCGACCGAGAATCAGAATTCGAATCTGCAATGAAGAAAAGGATAATGggttttcttaatatttctGAAAACGATTACTGCATGGTTTTCACTGCAAACAGAACGTCAGCTTTTAAACTTTTAGCAGAAGCTTACCCATTTCAATCTAATCAGAAGCTTCTGACAGTTTATGATTATCAGAGTGAGGCAGTGGAAGCAATGACAAATTACTCTGAAAAAAAAGGAGCCCAAATTATGTCAGCAGAGTTTTCATGGCCGAGACTGAGGATTCAGTCGGCGAAGCTAAAGAAGATGGTTGagagtaagaagaagaaaaagaaaaggggacTCTTTGTCTTCCCGCTTCATTCTCGAATAACAGGAGCCAGATACCCTTATCTCTGGATGAGCATAGCACAGGAGAATGGGTGGCATATCCTGATTGATGCTTGCGCATTGGGACCGAAGGACATGGACAGCTTcggcctctctctctttcgTCCGGACTTCCTCATCTGTTCCTTCTACAAGGTTTTTGGGGAAAACCCATCTGGATTTGGGTGCCTCTTTGTAAAGAAGTCTATTATTCCAATTCTAGAAGCTACTACGAGTGCCGGTATTGTTAATATTGTACCGGCAAAGAAGCTGTTTCAGTTAAGGGATGAGACTTCTGGTACTGACACAGAACTTGAACAGGCATCTAAAGCTGGACTACGAGAAGACGATTTAGCATCGTCGAGCTCTTTCTCCGGTCATTTACAAGTACGATTGGAACATGAGTTGTCAGGGGAACTGAAAGGACTGGAGGATTCCGAGATTCGGGAATCAGAAAAACCTGCTGATTTGATTAAACTTGGAGATGCTGAAAGCAGCAGAAATGGGAGGCAAGAAATTGAGTGCAGGTGCTTGGATCAGGTGGACTCCTTGGGACTAATACTAATTAGTAACAGAGCAAGGTACCTGATCAATTGGCTGGTGAACTCTTTGATGAAGCTTGACCATCCTAACACAGAGGGAATTCCCTTGGTGAGAATATATGgaccaaaaatcaaatttgaaaGAGGACCTGCATTGGCATTCAACATATTTGATTGGAAAGGGGAGAAGGTTGAGCCTGTTCTTGTACAGAAACTTGCTGATAGAAGCAACATTTCTCTGAGCTATGGATTCTTACATAATATCTGGTTCTCAGATAAGTACGCAGAAGAGAAGGAGAGAATACTAGAGGTAAGAGGAAATGGATCgataaaaatagtgaaaaacAAGAGTAAAGACAAAGCTGATCAAGGAATAACTGTAGTTACAGCTGCACTTGGGTTCCTGGCCAATTTTCGAGACACCTACAAGCTTTGGGCTTTTGTTGCACAGTTCCTGGATGCCGACTTTGTGGAGAAGGAGCGATGGAGATATACTGCTCTTAATCAGAAAACAGTTGAAGTTTAA